DNA from Mustela erminea isolate mMusErm1 chromosome 18, mMusErm1.Pri, whole genome shotgun sequence:
tctccctctgcccctccccgctaaAGCCTATATCTTCAATATTAAATGGTTGGCTATTTCTGCTTCCAAAGCACTGAATTATATTATAGATTAGGcatctattctatttttaagagtcatattaaattcattttccaaCTTGAAGGCTGTTACAGAGTTTACCAACAACTTATAATGATATCATAGAAAttatatggggtgcctggctggctcagttggtggtgatcttggggttgtgagttcaagccccatgctggagatagagcttactttaaaataaattaagaaataactgaaaaactCTGCATTTAACCAAGACTCTGACAAcataattaagtttaaaaatatatgtattaccaTACTGCTTGCTACTTTCAGCAGAAGCCTCCAATGTATCTGCAATATTGTGAagcaaaatggataaagaggttgGCTGCTTTTATTCATTGcgaaattttaaatttgaaaagttaCATTTCGAGGACTCAGTATAAGTTCAGAGTCAGACTTTCTATACTTTCTGACACAGCAAAATAAGTGAGATATTAACAAAGGCAAACCAAGTTTGAAAATTCCACAATAATTTCCGTACATCTTACACATGATACTAACCTATACCTCTGAAAATCTCCATGCCGTAAACCATGCTGCTGCTGGGATTCCTTAATAATCTGAAGAACTAGAGCCAAGATTAAGGAAAAGCTTACAATGGTAAGAATCTAAATAAATTGAAACATATTCCCATTAGTCTGTATTTGTACCAAACCAGAGCACGTTAAGCATTAGTACATTAACTACTGACTTCTTTCGTAATCATTTTCAATAGCTATCTTGTCATAAGACAGGGCAAAGCAAATTAGTAAAAAGCTGACTGCCTGAACTATTACTTTCAAACTAAAAAAGGAAGGTATTATTAGCCACTGAGGATTACTGAAATTCAACAGCTTAAATAAAGGTGCTGGACTCTAACTACTGATTATAACTGGGGTGGTTCCCATTGATTTACACGTGGACCCAGTATTTTACTTATTCAAGCAGACTCAGGTTATAAATGACGTGTACTACTCCTCTATTTGCATAACTTCCTACATCTGCCAAATCTAACTTTTCCTTAACAGCTGTGACGCTGCATAAGCCTGTGGTTAGCACATGCCAACCAAACTATGCCACAGcttgtataaaaataatagtttttctgggggcctgggtggctcagtggtttaagtttctgccttccactcaggtcatgatctcagggtcctgggatcgagccccatgtcaggccctctgctccgcagggaacctgcttccccctctctctctgcctgcctctctgcctacttgtgatctctctctctctgtcaaataaataaaatgttaaaaaaaaaaaatcctctacaGACATGTCAACAAAATACTGaacattaaaaggactatttcAACTAAAAGGAATAAGAAGCTATAAGATTTGTAAAAAATCAAGGCAATTCAAATATCCATTTGGAACCAGATCACCAGTTCAAAAAGTAAAGCTCCAATCTCCTGAAAACCACATAAAGATGTCAAGCTAAACATGTTATTTCAGAAATTCACCTACATTTTCTCCGTTTGTGGTTCACTACAAAAGTCACAAACTAGTGTCTCAGGCATTCAGTTGTAATACTGAATGAGATGCGTCCGAAGACGGAAACTACAAGCCCATTCCACCAGATCACCTAAACAATTCTCAGCAAGATTTAATGCCTACAGGCCTACTTAAGAAAGCtacacaaggggtgcctgggtggctcagttgcttaagcaactgccttcggctctggtcatgatcccagagtccccagatcgagtcccgcattggactcccagctccatggagtgtctgcttctccctctgaccttctcccttctcatgctcgctctctctctctcaagtaaataactaaaatgtttaaaaaatacgtgtgtgtgtgtgtgtatatatatatatatatatatatatgaatgataaagCCATACAAGTGATGTTAAGCTACGTTTATATTCAAAATGGGCAACAAGCTCTTCCTCAAAGAAATCATCTTTGCCTCCACTGCCagagaaactgtattttttacTGTCCATTCTCCGACGGCTGTCAGACAAAAGTATTAAGCGAAAACGTCCACAGGGCAGTTTCCTATCTTTGGTTCAGTGGCTCTAGATGCTAAGACAGCAGCTCACTGGGTGGCCACCGTGTCATCCCCGTCACCAGCCCTCCAAACGGGCGACTACGGGGGAACTGCAGAAATCCGCCCGAAATCTCGGTGCCGCCTGAGAGAACAGAACGATCCCCACCCTGGAAAGCGAATGAGAAGCGAGAAAAGACCGGTCGAAATACAGACCCTGCAACTCTGAGTGCCAGAAAGTACGGGCGAGAGAAACCGCAACCCTCGGCCTCTCGTGCCCGGAACGCGCCGGGACCCGCCGCCTCTCCCGCCCCCGGCCCTGCATATCGACACGTAGTCATTGCGAGTTAGGCCCGATTACTCTAGGATACTCTCCAAACTCAGGCTATCCCCGAATTCTTTGTTTGCCTTCGATCCAGCTGAAGGCCGCTcgttttccttattttcctctcCTCCGGCACCGCGTCCACCGCCGCTACCGCCGCTGCCGcccccgctgccgccgccgccgccgccaccgggAACCTGTTTCTCAGCCGCCATCTTGCCCCAGCGCCGCAGAGCCAGACGGGATAGAGGAGGCGGGACGACGGAGGCGGAAGAGAGCGATGCCCGCCCCGACGGCCTGACGGGATCGTGGCGGACTCCGCCATCGACGGCCCGGCCCGCGGGCGAGAGCCACTTGTTGGAGCGCGCCTGCGCATGGGCTCGGGTTCCTGAGTCGCGGCGGGCGGGGCTGAGGGCTCGTTCACGCGGGGAGACCAGAGCTATTGCGGTCTTTCCGGGGCAACCTCTCTTCTGGTCCCCCGAGGGCGGAGGACTCGGAAATGCTCCCCCCTACACACACCACCTCCTGCATCCCTGCACCGGGGGTCCAGCTCACGTCCCAAGCGGGCGTGAGGGTTAAGGGCAGGGACGGTTGGTTCTGGACTTTGGGTTTCGGGGTGTCTACCTGCCTGGGTACTCGGGAGATGCGGTTCCCACGTACCCACAGGAAGCGCTCCACCTGTGAGGGACACCCCTCTACGTTCTCCTCTGGTGTCCCCCCTGAGAAAGCCATGGCCAGAGGAAGCGCTGGCCGGGTCGGGGATCAGCAAGTGGAGACCCATAAGTTTCTACGCCGGGTCTCCATTTGCTGATCCCCGACCTGGCGTAGAAACTTCTGGAACTGCCGGGGACCTATGCCTCTGGACTTTGGAGCGAGGACTCCAGCAGTTCGAGGGGAGAAGTTGAGGCGAGGGAGGCTGAGTCCTGCTTCTCCAGTCCTGGCTCCTCTCTTACTGGTTGGGAAATGTTGGGCAAGGAACAGTGTCGCTCTAaacctttccccttctctgtgaaatggggataaccaATTAAGACGGTTtttatgaagatgaaatgaggcaatttaggggagcctggatggctcattcgattaagtgtctgccttccgctcaggtcatgatctcagggtcctgggatctgccagGGTCAGAGATGGGttccctgcccccaggggagtctgctactccctctgcccttccccctgctcatgtgtgcacactctatctcaaataaataaaatctttttaaaaaagattttgtttattcacagagagagagcgggcgTGAGCGCAAGAGAGGCAAcgcaagcagtgggagtggggagggagaggcaggcttcctgctgagcagggagccagatgtgggactccaccccgggaccctgagaccacgacctaaaggaaggcaactgcttaatgactgagccacacagtcctccttcaaataaataaaatcttttttaaaaaaagaaaagaaatgaggcaaTTTAGAGTCTCTATTCCGTGTCACAATCACtcgggaaatgcaaatcaaagccacaatgaactatcacacccattaggatgattcctatttttatttatttttggatggttactattttttgtaaagatttcatttatttgagagagagcccacaagaagggggaggggcaggggaagagggagaagaaaaagaataaaaatagaatagaatagaaaaacaaagaattgggagtgcctgggtggctcagtcagttaagtggccgctttcaactcaagtcatgattccagggtgctgggattgagctccgcatcgtgCTTcccgctcagcggagagcttgcttctcctgctctctctgcctgccactctgcctatttgtgctctctctttgtcaaataaataaaaacctttttaaaaaaaagaattttaggggcacctgtgtggctcagtgggttaaagcctctgcctttggctcaggttatggtctcaagctcttgggatcgagccccacatagggatctctgctcagcggagagcctgcttccccctctctctctacctgcctctctgcctccttgtgatctctctctctctgtgtcaaataaataaataaaatctttaaaaaataaaaatttaagggacgcctgggtggctcagttggttggacgactgccttcggctcaggtcatgatcctggagtcccaggatcgagtcccgcatcagactcccagctccacggggagtctgcttctccctctgaccttctcctcgttcatgctctctctcactgtctctctctcaagtaaataaataaaatcttaaaaaaaaataaaaaaataaaaatttaaaaaatttaaaaaggatttttaagaaggaaaaagaaattttttattattaaaaaagtaGTAATAGCATGTATttgtgaggatatggagaaattggaaccttggTGTGCTTTTGGTGCACATATAAAGTGGTGCAGCccctgtgaaaaacagtatgaccGTTCTTTGGAAAATTGAGGAATTATGATTTGATCTGGCAGTTTCGTTTCTGCGTGTATATCCacagaattgaaagcagggtctccaaGGGGGTATTTCTACATTCACATTCATataagcattattcacaataaccaacaGATGGAAGCAACCCAGTGGCCCTCAAGGGATAAACAGAAAGTGGTATATCCATAAGCAGAATAACATtaagccttaaaaaggaaggaaattctgacacaacCTCCAACATGACTGAAGCTTGAAAATATTGTGCTAAATCAAGTAAGCCTGTCACAAAAAGACTAACATGAtaggattccatttgtatgagGTATCTACTttggtcaaattcatagaaagtaCAGTGGTGGTTGCCAGTAGCTGGAGGCAGGAGAAATGGGgaaattcattattatttagtGAATACAGAGTTTCAATTTTGCAGGATTAAAGAgtcctggaggggcacctgggtggctcagtgggttaaagcctctgtcttcagctcaggtcatgatcccagggtcgtgggatcaagccccgcatcgggctctctgctcagtggagagcctgctttcccctctctctcactctgcctccctctctgcctacttgtgatctctgtctgtcaaataaataaaatattaaaaaaaaaagagtcctggagattggttgcacaacaatgtgaatatgctttttttttttttgaaattttatttattttgagagagagagcgagagagagcatgcgcgcaagtaggggaggggcagagggagagggagagagaatctccagcagactcccttctgagtgcagagccaatCAAGACATGAGGCTTGATTCcacgaccgtgagatcatgacctgatccaagagttggacactcaaccgactgagccacccatgtgtcttTGCACATACTTAATATTAGTGAATCCTACactttaaaatagccaagatggtggggcgcctggatggctttgtggcttaagcctctgccttcagctcaggttgtgatctcagggtcctgggactgagccctgcatcgggctctctgctctgcggggcgcctgcttccccctctctctctgcctgcctctctgcctacttgtgatctctctctctctctgtcaaataaataaataaaatcttttaaaaaaataaaatatccaagatGGTAAACTGTACATTTTGTGTATCTtactacaatgaaaaaaaatcctaaataagtttcagggcacctgggtggctcagtcagtggagtgtgagACTTTGGatcatgttgggtgtaaagataattaaaaaagataaaatagctctttgctgagctgggagtttgcttctccctctgcctgcctctcccccagctgtgctctctttctctctttctgacaaataaataaaatattggaaagtaaataaatagaggtatctgggtggctcagtccttcagtgtctgccttcagctcaggccatgatctcagggtcctgggattgagacctatATTGGGCTTTCCACTcagtctccctctcctgctccccctgcttatattctctctctgtgtgtgtgtgtgtcaagtaaataaataaagtctttaaaaaataatttaattaatttaaaaatataaataaataaataaaatcttgaaaaaaaaaaaaaaagtctcccaaaTGTGCTTctacaaatgaatggataaatagaatTGGTATAAccatacaatgaaatgttatctggccataaaaagcaatgaagtactaatacatgCTACAAAGCATgtgaatcttgaaaatattatgccaagtgaatAAAGGTGCTCAGAAGaccacatattgtgtgattccatctATACGAAAtgtccaggggcatctgggtggctcagttggtagagcatctgacttttggtctcagggtcatgggtttgagccccatgttggttgtagagattatttaaataagtaagtaaactcttagaaatgaaaaaaaaatcttaagaaaataaaattttaaaaaatatatgaaatgtccagaataggcaaatccatagagacagaaagtggttgcctggggctcgGGGTGAGGGTTGAGATTGGAGATCTATGGCTAAATGGCCCAAGTTTCTTTGGGGAAGAACATTCTGAAGTTGATTGTTGTGATGGCTGCATAACTTTATGagtatatttaaaactaaatgcACCCCTTAATTGGGTAAAATGTGCAGTATGGGGATTGTATTTCACTAAAGATTTTTAATTCAGGTGGTGTTAGACCTCTAGTCAAAACTCTGGCAGTGGCTTCTTTTTTTGCTCACACTAGAAGTCATGAAGCAATGAAAAAAGCCCTGCATGTCATGTCTGTCACCTCCTCATCTGCCAATCTCTTTCTTATTCATCAACTCAAGCCATAGAAACTTCCTTATTTAGGGACATAGGCACCCTCCGGCTTTGGGATCTTAGCACTGACCActctgtctggaatgttcttcctgtAGAATTCTGCTACTCTGGgtccctcacctccttcaagtctttgttcaaatATCACCTTCCTAATGTGGTCTGCCTGGccaccttatttttattttattttatttatttttagtaggcTCGTTGCCCAGCgtggagtccagtgtggggcttgaactcaccatcctgctatcaagacctgagctgaaatcaagtgtcagatgctcaaccgactgagctaccctggcTACCAAATTTTAAATTGCACCATCTCCACCACCATGGTACTCCCAGTTCCCTTACCCTAATCTATTTCTCCTGCAAGTACTTATCAATTTGTAATAGGTTAATAACTACCTTGAGttatgtttattgtctgtctcctctgCTAAAAGGAAGTTCACGGAGGGCCTTGATCTTCCTAGAGCTAACTGGTATATGCTAAGGACCCAGAACAACGTCTGGAAAGGGGTAGGTGCTTAATGAAtgcttactgaatgaatgaatggcaagCGTCTCATAATTATGAACTGCTTTTGTCTTTCTATTTGGTGAAGTCTggcagggcaggggtgtggaTAAGTGTTCCCTGCCCAAAGGAGTAAGAATAGGGCTTCAGAGCTGaaatcctggggtggggggtgaggggtggagaggaACAAGAACGCTCCACGCTGGGACCCAATGAACAGGGCAGGGAAAGGTACAGTGGCAGCAGGTGGTGATTTTCAGAGTTGATCGCTGAGGGGGGCATGTGGGTCATTCTATAGAAACAGCAACCATGCCGAGTGGCAAGGGCTGGATGCTTAATATGtcaaaattagaaacaattatttgttttattgcgATCTAAACACCCTCATGGCCATGCCGGAAAATGCTCCTGGAGATGGAACTCTGCTCTCTTGTATTTCCTTCATGTTTTCCCTTTTGGGATCTCTGACTCGGGCAAGGAGACAGGAATTTGATTCACTGAGCGAAATTCGGCTCACTGGCTTCAGGCCACACATGTCGTTCCATGCTCACCAGAGTCCCCGGAGGTGCTGCGATCCCACAGTGCTGGGTGAGGCCCAGCGCCCTGTGCGGTCCCCTTCGCCAGCTGTGGAAAGCCGCGGCCCCTCGGTCCACCTGCGTCCCTTGTCACTTGCCCGCCACCCCTTAGGggtcccccctgccccgcccaaGCCAGCCCCGGGAGGCCCCGCTCCGGCCAGGCTGCGGGAGAGGTCTGCGCGGTCCCAGGCGGGCGCTCCCGGCTCTCCAGCGCACACTCAGGCCCCAGGGGTCGGTCCCCCCGCCACTCCCGCGTTCAGCCCGGAGGTCGGTTCGCCGCTCAGCAGCGCGGCACTGACCGGCTCCGGGGGCTGGAGCGCGTGGACGACGCGGGCGGGCGGAGGAGCCGGCACCAGCGCGGCCCCTGTCCCCGGCGTGGGCCACCGCacagccctcccccccccccgcgcgACCGGCTGCTGCGGGGGCCCATCCCACCCCTCCGGCTGCTCGCTCCTCCCCCTGACCCCGGCgcacccccacctcccgccccagCCAGGAGAGACTCGCTCCGCCCGCAGCTCCGGCGACTCGCGCGGGGCGCTGCAGCGGCTGGAGCCGCCGGAGCTGCGCGCTCGCCAGAACTCAGACGGCGCCAGGAGCCCGGGCAGCCTCGGAGTCGGGGCCGCCATGAATGGCTCGGGTGGCCCCGGGGCCGAGGACGCGAGTGAGGCGGGCGGCAGGGACAGCTGGCAGCCCGAGGCCGTTATCGTGCCTATGCTGTTCGCGCTCATCTTCTTGGTGGGCACCGTGGGCAACGCGCTGGTGCTGGCCGTGCTGCTGCGCGGCGGCCAGGCGGTGAGCACCACCAACCTGTTCATCCTCAACCTGGGCGTGGCCGACCTGTGTTTCATCGTGTGCTGCGTGCCCTTCCAGGCCACCATCTACACCCTGGACGGCTGGGTGTTCGGCTCGCTGCTCTGCAAGGCCGTGCATTTCCTCATCTTCCTCACCATGTACGCCAGCAGCTTCACGCTGGCCGCGGTCTCCCTGGACAGGTGAGCGAGAGCCGTGGCGGCCCGGGGGGCGGGAGCGGGGGTGGTCGGGCACCCAGGTAGGGGCTGGAGAAGAGAGGCGGGACTCGAGGCTCAAGGGGGGGGGGTGCGCAGAGACTAAAAAAAGGACACGAAGAAGGCAAAGGGACCGGGAGAGAGTGAAAGACAAGCAGgagtggagaaggaaagaggaataaGAATAGGGGACTGCGGTGTCCCTCCGTTAGGTGCGTCCTCGGGCTCCACGCTGCACACCTCGGCTCTCCGGCGCCGCCGGTGCCCGACCAAGCGCGGCGCTTCTGGGCACATTGCGGTTTTGCGTGCTTCGTCTCGCTTGAGCCCGGTGCCCCTGTGAAGCTGGGGCGAGAGGGATTACTGtgcccaatttacagatgagatcGAGTTCAGAAGCGACTCGTTCAGAGTCTCCCAGCCTGTAATCGTGTGCGCGGAGCCAACGGTCTGTCTCCGGGCGTCAAACTCAGGCGCCTCCACCTCGCTAGCCTCCATCCAGTCCACGGTTTGCTCGTGGCTCCGCGCAGTCGTCTCTGGTCCGGATTGCGGAATTTGGGTCCTTCGCAGGAGCCCACGCCAAAGTTCAAGCGAACACGTCCGAGAGTCCCTAGACTCCCACCCCCCCTTGTCCCCCACCTTCAGGCCAAGGGAGAGGCGAGGTCCAGAGGGTCTCCTTTATCGTCCCCGTTGGAGCTTGGAAGCTCCTGGATGATTCCTGGGGAGGAAATCTGGGACTGACTCTGGTATCTTCCCACGTCCTCCTGACCTCCCCTGGACAGGCAGCGAGGTGAGGCCACCTCCCTCCCATACCCCGCGGTTCCACTGAGCGCGGACTGTGTCGGTTCCGAGAGCGCTGGTGGGACCCATAGAGCGGCGGCTCCTCTAAGCAATTCCCTCGCGGTACCTGGCGATGTCTCCAGGCTGTCCGCTACAGCCTCGAGGTGCTGGGACCTACGCTCCCGGCACCGTCACCCCGGAACTCCGAGGCCGGTTCAGCCTCGGGGTGCCTTGCCGGGTGCAGTGTGACTGTGGTCATGGAGCAGATGAGTGGCCTACACGCCCGGTTCGTCCTTCCTGCTGCCCGGTCCCGCCCCACATCTCAAAGCAGCTCCCGGCGAGTGCCATGCGACCGGCGAGTGCCGTGCGGCCGTGCGCTAGGGACCTTCCTGGAGAGAGGGTGAGGGCTTCGAGGTGTAAGGGTCCGGCCCTACCCCCGCGGATCCACCTGTTCTGTTCACTCGTCTCCCTTCCCGGCCCGACCCACAGGTATCTGGCCATCCGCTACCCGCTGCACTCCCGCGAGCTGCGCACGCCTCGCAACGCGGGGGCTGCCATCGGGCTCATCTGGGGGCTGTCGCTGCTCTTCTCCGGGCCCTACCTGAGTTACTACCGCCAGTCGCAGTTGGCCAACCTGACTGTGTGCCACCCGGCGTGGAGCGCGCCGCGCCGCCGCGCCATGGACCTCTGCACCTTTGTCTTCAGCTACCTGCTGCCCATGCTGGTGCTCGGCCTGACCTACGCGCGCACCCTGCGCTACCTCTGGCGCGCCGTTGACCCGGTGGCCGCCGGCTCCAGCGCCCGGCGCGCCAAGCGCAAGGTGACGCGCATGATCATCATCGTGGCTGCGCTCTTCTGCCTCTGTTGGATGCCCCACCACGCGCTTATCCTGTGTGTGTGGTTCGGCCGCTTCCCGCTTACGCCCGCCACCTACGCGCTGCGCATCCTCTCGCACCTGGTCTCCTACGCCAACTCCTGTGTCAACCCCATCGTCTACGCGCTGGTCTCCAAGCACTTCCGCAAGGGCTTCCGCAAGATCTGCGCGGGTCTGCTGCGCCGTGCCCCGCGCAGAGCCTCGGGCCGCGTGTGCATCGCGGCGCCGGGCACCCGCGGCAGCAGCGTGCTGGAGCGCGAGTCCACGGACCTGACACACGTGAGCGAGGCGGCCGGGACCTCCGCCCCTGTGCTGGCGACTCTCAGCAGCCCGGCCTTGAGCCTGGTACCCGGCCCGTCCTGGCGGGACCAAAATGCCTCCAGCGGCATCCCGACAGTTAATACGACCTGAGGACACTTGGCGAGTATGCTCTGGTGTTCAAAGGATTGGAGAGAGAGGTCGGGGATCTGGGAAGGAATCTCATCTGTTAATAAAATACGCAAAACTTTTCCCATGCAGTCAGGCGCTGTGTCTTGGCATATCTTACGAGGCTCGGAGGTCTGAAGCCTCTGGGACTTCACGGGGGAGCTCCGGTTGGATGGGTGCACGGTGCTTTGCTGATCCACGGGGAGGGAGGGTGGCCCGCACGGAAGGCAGCCAAGTGAAAGTCCCCGTAGGAATCCCTGAGAGGGGGAAGAGCAGGATGGCCCAGGACCTCCGCAGTGGCCATCCAGAAGCACTcggcatttgtttttctgtttttgtttttcattttattttttaaaaacattttgacagagagatcacaagtaggcagagcagcaggcagagagggggggagaagcaggctccctgctgagcaaagagccccaatgaggggcttaatcccaggaccggagctgaaggcagaggcttaacccactgagccacccaggcgccccggcgcAGAGAATTTGTAGATCACCGAACCAGTAGCCACCTATGCATGGGACAAAGGCAGGCGGAGTGTTTAAGTGCCCCGATAAGCGGGTTGATGGCCAAGCGCAGACACTATGTGTGTTCCCAGGAACACTGATGTGCCAGCAAGTggcctgtccctccctgctcccagctctCTGGGGCCCCTTCTGAGTGTCCCCAGCCCAATCTGTGCCCACCCACTTTGGGCCTTGAGGTTTCCTTCTCTGGCTTCAGCTATGTGGGGTCAGGTCTGCATTTCCAAAGGGCCAGGAAAgtcgccccctcccccacca
Protein-coding regions in this window:
- the GALR2 gene encoding galanin receptor type 2 — its product is MNGSGGPGAEDASEAGGRDSWQPEAVIVPMLFALIFLVGTVGNALVLAVLLRGGQAVSTTNLFILNLGVADLCFIVCCVPFQATIYTLDGWVFGSLLCKAVHFLIFLTMYASSFTLAAVSLDRYLAIRYPLHSRELRTPRNAGAAIGLIWGLSLLFSGPYLSYYRQSQLANLTVCHPAWSAPRRRAMDLCTFVFSYLLPMLVLGLTYARTLRYLWRAVDPVAAGSSARRAKRKVTRMIIIVAALFCLCWMPHHALILCVWFGRFPLTPATYALRILSHLVSYANSCVNPIVYALVSKHFRKGFRKICAGLLRRAPRRASGRVCIAAPGTRGSSVLERESTDLTHVSEAAGTSAPVLATLSSPALSLVPGPSWRDQNASSGIPTVNTT